A genomic window from Phoenix dactylifera cultivar Barhee BC4 chromosome 7, palm_55x_up_171113_PBpolish2nd_filt_p, whole genome shotgun sequence includes:
- the LOC103707051 gene encoding uncharacterized protein LOC103707051 isoform X2, with amino-acid sequence MDAVMKAQETQSGPGNSDADGLIGKVDVEMADADADLGSEEETQIEASKNTDKAQNMATKLQENAQHIHAILRGELEDGASQVSAPVDLTKPYAMETEFTRRQANELIKAFGSLGRILNQFTELIDNNECEGIKPVTSTAQ; translated from the exons ATGGATGCTGTTATGAAGGCACAGGAGACTCAGTCAGGCCCGGGGAATAGTGATGCAGATGGTCTTATTGGTAAAGTTGATGTAGAAATGGCTGATGCTGATGCTGATTTAG gtTCTGAGGAGGAAACACAGATCGAGGCTTCAAAGAACACAGATAAGGCACAAAATATGGCCACGAAGCTGCAGGAGAATGCCCAGCATATACATGCCATACTAAGAGGAGAGTTAGAGGATGGTGCTAGTCAGGTTAGTGCTCCTGTGGATTTGACGAAACCCTATGCTATGGAGACTGAATTCACTAGGCGACAAGCCAATGAGCTCATCAAAGCTTTCGGGAGCCTTGGAAGGATTCTCAATCAGTTCACTGAGCTGATCGATAATAATGAATGTGAAGGAATTAAACCTGTGACTTCAACAGCACAGTAA